One segment of Camelus bactrianus isolate YW-2024 breed Bactrian camel chromosome 27, ASM4877302v1, whole genome shotgun sequence DNA contains the following:
- the TM2D3 gene encoding TM2 domain-containing protein 3, whose protein sequence is MRAGKMAAAAVQVWGLLRPCRALLFLSQFYILSGGGALDVERSQPPAPAGKDPGPTRAFTVVPGAAESTDIPPYVMKCPSNGLCSRLPADCIECKTNFSCVYGKPVTFDCTVKPSVTCVDQDFKPQKSFVLNMTCRFCWQLPEADYECSSSTSCMTVSCPRQRFAANCTVRDHVHCLGNRTFPKMLYCNWTGGYKWSTALALSITLGGFGADRFYLGQWREGLGKLFSFGGLGVWTLIDVLLIGVGYVGPADGSLYI, encoded by the exons ATGCGCGCCGGCAAGATGGCGGCTGCGGCAGTCCAGGTTTGGGGCCTGCTCCGCCCGTGTCGCGCGCTGCTGTTCCTCTCGCAGTTCTACATCCTGTCGGGCGGTG GGGCCTTGGACGTGGAGCGCTCGCAGCCGCCGGCCCCGGCGGGGAAGGACCCGGGCCCGACACGCGCTTTCACGGTGGTTCCCGGGGCGGCAG AAAGTACCGACATCCCACCTTATGTGATGAAGTGTCCCAGCAACGGTCTGTGTAGCAGACTTCCCGCAGACTGTATAGAGTGCAAGACAAATTTCTCCTGTGTCTATGGGAAGCCTGTCACTTTTGACTGCACGGTCAAACCTTCTGTTACCTGTGTT GATCAAGACTTCAAACCCCAAAAGAGCTTCGTCCTCAACATGACTTGCAGATTTTGCTGGCAGCTCCCGGAAGCTGATTACGAGTGTTCCAGCTCCACCAGCTGCATGACAGTGTCCTGTCCTCGGCAGCGCTTCGCCGCCAACTGCACCGTGCGGGACCACGTCCACTGCCTGG gtaaCCGTACTTTTCCAAAAATGCTGTACTGCAATTGGACAGGAGGTTATAAGTGGTCGACTGCCCTGGCTCTGAG CATCACCCTCGGTGGGTTCGGAGCGGACCGCTTCTACCTGGGCCAGTGGCGGGAAGGCCTCGGCAAGCTGTTCAGCTTCGGGGGCCTGGGGGTCTGGACGCTGATTGATGTCCTCCTCATCGGCGTTGGCTACGTGGGACCGGCGGACGGCTCTTTGTACATTTAG